Proteins co-encoded in one Coxiella burnetii genomic window:
- a CDS encoding septal ring lytic transglycosylase RlpA family protein: MDLTMKKILLPAALIIFLSGCASHIKDGPPHFYVNVNKIPNPKPRPLPRSKYGNPSSYTVNGKRYHVLKTARGYQRRGIASWYGTKFHGQLTSTREPYNMLAMTGASPVLPIPCFVRVTNLSNGRSVVVKINDRGPFAPHRILDLSYAAAKKLGYVNRGTALVEVKAIDFTHPHSPTKSVTLAKAASPSHLFIQLGAFRERTHAENLKRELRAYIKKPIFVLRSIYNQLPLYRVQIGPLSNINESNYLHDELKKLGFGEIITMKE; this comes from the coding sequence GTGGATCTCACCATGAAAAAAATTCTATTACCTGCCGCATTGATTATTTTTTTATCAGGATGCGCTTCTCATATCAAAGATGGACCGCCGCATTTTTATGTGAATGTCAATAAAATTCCCAATCCAAAACCCCGACCTTTACCACGAAGCAAATATGGCAACCCCTCGTCTTATACCGTCAACGGCAAACGTTACCACGTTTTAAAAACAGCCCGTGGGTACCAACGACGCGGCATTGCTTCTTGGTACGGCACTAAATTCCATGGTCAATTAACGTCCACCCGTGAACCTTACAATATGCTAGCGATGACTGGCGCGAGTCCGGTTTTGCCCATTCCCTGTTTCGTTCGCGTCACTAATTTAAGCAATGGCCGCTCGGTGGTCGTAAAAATCAATGATCGCGGTCCTTTTGCCCCGCACCGTATTTTAGATTTGTCCTACGCCGCTGCTAAAAAACTCGGTTACGTTAATCGAGGAACGGCCCTCGTTGAAGTTAAAGCCATTGATTTTACCCATCCGCATTCGCCCACAAAATCAGTAACGTTGGCGAAAGCGGCGTCACCATCGCACTTATTTATACAACTCGGTGCTTTTCGCGAACGCACACACGCTGAAAATTTAAAAAGAGAATTGCGTGCTTACATTAAAAAACCCATTTTTGTTCTAAGAAGTATTTACAACCAATTACCTCTCTATCGCGTCCAAATTGGACCTTTATCCAATATAAATGAATCGAATTATTTACATGACGAGCTTAAAAAGTTAGGCTTTGGAGAAATCATCACAATGAAAGAGTGA
- the ung gene encoding uracil-DNA glycosylase, protein MTTMAETQTWQTVLGEEKQEPYFQEILDFVKKERKAGKIIYPPQKDIFNALKLTPYEAIKVVILGQDPYHGPNQAHGLAFSVRPGVPAPPSLQNIFKELHADLGVSIPSHGFLEKWAKQGVLLLNAALTVEAGKPQSHANIGWHRFTDKVIESLNDHPEGIVFLLWGSYAQKKSQLITNLRHRILKAPHPSPLSAARGFLGCRHFSKANQLLHEMGRGEIDWALDEKVS, encoded by the coding sequence ATGACAACAATGGCTGAAACACAAACCTGGCAGACGGTTCTGGGCGAAGAAAAACAAGAACCCTATTTTCAAGAGATCCTTGATTTCGTGAAAAAAGAACGCAAAGCGGGAAAAATTATTTACCCGCCGCAAAAAGATATTTTTAATGCGTTGAAATTAACGCCTTACGAAGCGATTAAAGTCGTGATTTTGGGTCAAGACCCCTACCACGGCCCCAACCAGGCACACGGATTAGCTTTTTCCGTTCGCCCAGGCGTCCCAGCCCCGCCTTCGTTACAAAATATTTTTAAAGAACTGCACGCAGACCTGGGTGTTTCAATCCCGTCCCACGGTTTCTTAGAAAAATGGGCCAAGCAAGGCGTGTTGCTGCTCAACGCCGCTTTGACCGTCGAAGCTGGCAAACCTCAATCCCACGCTAATATTGGGTGGCACCGTTTTACTGATAAAGTGATCGAAAGTTTAAATGATCACCCCGAGGGAATTGTATTTTTGCTCTGGGGCTCCTATGCCCAAAAAAAATCTCAATTGATCACTAATCTGCGTCACCGAATATTAAAAGCCCCCCATCCTTCACCACTTTCCGCCGCCCGTGGTTTCCTCGGTTGTCGACATTTTTCAAAAGCGAACCAATTATTGCACGAGATGGGGCGAGGGGAAATTGATTGGGCGTTAGATGAGAAAGTCTCTTAA